Below is a window of Ornithodoros turicata isolate Travis chromosome 7, ASM3712646v1, whole genome shotgun sequence DNA.
TTGGATAATGGAAAGAAAAACTTCTAATGATTAATTGCTTGCTTGCATGATAGATTATAGAATTAAAatgcttttttgtttgttcttcgtGTTGTAGTCTGAGAGGACAATGGCGAGTGTGCAGATGGAGAAAGAAGGCCTTATTAAAAGCCTTGCATTCCTGAAAGAGCAAGGTGAGCACATTTGCATCATGAAATTTTGTGGGCCCTGCTACACGCAGCATTTTGGGTTCCTGTCTTACAGGGATAAAGGTGAAATCCTTCACCACTGACCGCCACCCCGCCATCAGGAAGCACATGCAGGTTCATGAGCCAGACATCACACACAACTTTGATATCTGGCACATCTCAAAAAGTAAGTTATCTGCACCTGCAGTTGCAATTTTAATCATGGTACGCAATTTCAGGTGTGAAAAAGAAGCTGACCAGTGTTAGCAAAAGTGCCTCCTGCCGAAGCCTCCAAGGGTGGATCCAGGGCACATCCAACCATTTGTATTGGTGTGCCAGAGCAGGTGGTGGTAATGGCCAGATGGCAGTTGACGCCTGGCTCAGTATTCAGAACCATGTCATCAATGTGCACGATGGACATTCCGGCACATACCGACGTTGCCTACATGAACCCATCACCAATGGAGACTGGCTCGACCCTGGTTAGTTTCAGCAAGCTTCGTAAGACGTTTTTATTGTGAATAACCCTGTCACTTTATCATATGCACTAATTGATTTGCAGGAGCAAAAACACAGAGGAAGAGACGACACAATGAACAGTGCAGTGGAGCATGTGTTCATCGTGTCATCGTCTCTTCCTCTTCACATTTTTGTTCCTTCAACACAGCATCTGTCTTGACAGGCCCATGTTTTCTTCTTGTGAAACTAATGGATTTCTTAGTCAGCCAATATTGTTACAAATTATTTGTTCATTTATCATACATCATATTGATAACAGAGCAATGCACTCTTTAGATTCACAAGCATATGTGAAGTTCAGGGATATCACAGGAGACAAACGGCTTCTGAAGGATGTGGCACAGATGTCACCGAATACCCAGACATATGCACTTGAGTCCTTCCACAGTCTGCTGATTCGCTTCGCACCGAAGTCAGTTGCATTTTCCCCCGAGGGGATGCTTGCCAGGTGAGCAGCTTTTGTTTGCACATGGCTGTGGATGGCACATggtgaaacaaaaagaaacatgcACATGATATTGTACCAAAAGAAGAAATGTGCATTAAACCAGCCACATGCACGAATTAATTTGGCAGATGGTTACGAATGTTTGGTTCTCAATAGGACAAGGTTGGCGGTTCTGCACTTCAATGAAAATTCAGACCGCTGCCAAGCAGAAACCCTTGATGGAAAGCAGCGATGGAAAGTCAAGTGCTGCAaagcgaagggaggacagcaaGTTGCATGTCCTATAAAGACCCCACCAACTTTCCGTACGTATCAAGTGACCATTGGCTTCTTCATGTCCAACTTTTCCTAAATGTAGCATGCTGCTaatcttttttaatttttatgcCAGGTTACGTCACAAAGCTAATGGCCCAAGCTGAAGTGGAGTCTAGGACATGGACATCCTTCACTTCTGCCAAGAAGAATAAGATCCCAAGGTCATTCCCAGCACCGATGAGCCATGCAGGGGCAAGACTGTCGAAAGAAGTAGTTGTAGCTTCTCGTGTTTCCCGATTGTCTAGGTGAAGGGCAACCACACTGTGAGAAAACGAGGAGCACGAGGGGGGTAACATTCTTACATTTTCACTCTACCTTGCTCCCTGCATTTGCCAAATAGCTTCCTCACTGTAAATATTGTTACTCTCCCTTCTTGTCCAAATTTAACCAGTAAGTGAAAAGTAATGTTACCCTCTTTCTCGTACGGAGACTTTTGAATTATGAACTCATGTACAGTACAGCCATTCAGATGTTGTCTGTCTCCAGCCATGGCTGCCAGCAATATGATGGCACGgcatacaagttgcttagacgcAATCATCCTCTGTGAGGGATGATGTGCGGGATGTCATTGTGCGGGTTTTTTCACTATGAGGCTGATTCGTCACAAGCTGAGATTTCAAGGATTTTACATGTACCATGCTGACTGTACTGAGCTTTGTACTCTGTGTCGGGTCTTCGTATTCATATTCTAGCTTTTATTGTAGAGTATGTGCTAAATATTTGTGAAGATATGAGTTCTGTGTACCGCTTAGGTAGACGAATGCCTCACTTGACATGACATCTATTCACTTTGAGCAGCTCCAGGAGAACAGTCATTCATGACAAGTAAATGGCATGCAGTGTTCTGTCATACTGAAGTCTTTTACATCTCGAGTTTTGCATTGTAAAGCAGGGCACGAAATCATACCGAATGTAGTGGTGGGGACAAAAGTCAGGCAAACGTGATGTGGGCAGGACAATGCTGTGATTTATGTAATGAAGAGTATTTCATGAACCAACATATTGATACATAGATCCTGCTCATTATAGTGCCCGTAGGTGCTCTAATGTGCCACTGTAACAACAAATGAAACAAATGGAAAGCTAGTTGGAAGCCAAGTACATCTCAACACCTGAAATAGAGACCTCAAGAGAAATAGCtaataaacaaataaagcacaaagggCAATTTGAAAATACCACCTGCAGTTTGTTTTTCACTTCTTACTGCTTTGTGTTGCACAGCACACTTATGAAGTTACCACACCAAATATCTGGATGGCAAGCAAGCCCGAGCAATGGGCGAACACTgaagacaaacacaacaacacGGTTGAAAACCAGCAAGGCATTTAATTGCCGCAAAATACACAACCAaaaatatatacagttgacgtgTGGGAATGGAGTTtctccaccagcttgcctgcacatATGCCGTTTTATCAGTCAAGTGTCTGGAGTCTCACATTGCCAAGCTCTCAGTATGCCACAATTTCTCTAGGTGCAGCTTTAGATCTTTGAAAATATGTACTTTGATAGGTACACAGAGACTGTAGTATGtataattttatatgtataaataaataGATTGTCATGCAGTTTTATCCTGATAAACTCGTGCTTATCTGTTGCACAAAATCACTCCAGACTCAAATGTCTTGTGGCCCAGAACGAAATAAATTAGGTGCGCAAAATGAGTAGCAGCGAGTTTGTAGTTTCTTTATTCTGCATTGCTCTTGCGTATCTGAGTCCTCGGCATGTCGTAGAGGGGAAATGACGACGGTGCACGATGGTATGGACACACTCCTGAACTTCGACTGACACAGCCACAACACAAATTGCCAGTAAGCGTGAAATGATACTGCCTGGAGCAaccaaaaagagaaagaaaaacgggggggtatatatttattaagaaagaaaatggaaaagttagccaggcaaagagccggcttgctattccaaaaaaagaaaaagaaacaagagaTACGGGATGAGTATACTTCTGCACACAAACTAAACGTGCGAGGAGATAACATCATAAGTCCCAAAGAACAATCTTTTGGTGAAACACATTGAAAATACACTGTTTAGGCCATCAAATTTCTGAAACACACAAATCGAATTCTGCGGCGGCTTACGCGTTTTGACGCCGTGTTAGCGTAGGTTCCTGCGGGCTAGCCGGAGGCCCCACGTCGTTCAAACACACCGTAGAAAAGTCTGTGTGTGTCGTGATGCAGTCAATACCGCGATTTCTTCTTCTGTATAGTCCCAGCAAAAGATCACACTCCTCGTTCGTCGGCATCATCACGCATATTTACCGTTAGGCACCTATTGGCATGATGAAAGCAATGTGAGTTTTTTTATTCATGAAGGGGGCTAAGTCCAGTTAGCTGATATTTTGTCTAGCATGAAAGTGAACAGAGAATTGAGAAACTCACCTTTCTGTATTTCCGACTTCGTCGGCAGCGTCCGGAATGCCTATTCGACTATTTCAGACGGGTTAACCATTTGCTACGTGTTCATTCAGTCTCATATTGTGTGTAGCACCACATGACAATGTTCCCGTCGCAGACGTCCGGAAAAGTTTGCAACACCGTAAGTCGTGTGTCTCCAGCATCGCGAACCGCAAGAGTACCGAAACGCAGATGACAGCTGCTGTGTTAGTGGTACTACTTTACGGAGCTCCCCGCCCGTCGACACAGCTCATCTGTTGTGGGGCTGCGATTGGCCTGCGGCGCGAAACGTCGCAAAACGTCATTCGGAGACAAGTCCCAAAATACCAGGTCTTCATAGGTCATTCCCGTATGACGTACGTGCAGTGACGTTTCGTGATGtaacgaaagagagagagagaaacgaaaGAGAGAGGCGCGCCGACTTCGCTCCTTGACCCGCTTTGTAAACAATCAAATCACCCCTGGCGCGCAAAATCTTTGACATGTTCATGTAAAATGGACATCCTGCTTTCAATTTGTATGGTTTTTAGAAAAAGTTTGACCGGCAGTTTAGTGCCCCTTGAATGTATACACACTGAAACCGCTGTTGTAGTGAATGTGGCGTGTTTGACCGACAAGCCCGTGTGCCAGGGCAATTGTGAGACGACTCCGACACGGATGAATTCCATCCCTTCTGAACCCTCAAAGACGAAAGCAATCGCAAAGGGTGTCAACTGTACCCATGagattttctttgttgttcAACTATCACATGACCTTGCCCGTTGAAGGAGGATGAGAACCACACATATATAAATACGCATTTCGGTCATGAATTACAGCGCCGCATACAAGGCACTCATTGTGAAAATTCAACGGTTTCTACATAGGTTTGCGAGCTTCATTTTAAAACAGAACCAATCACGAAGACATCACGGTATGATGACCGCAATACAGGGAAGGAAGTCGTAGTTACTGATGGTAAAACGGCTGACTCTTGATGGTGTGCGCTGTATCTGTTCACCGCCTGCAATCGTTATTTGTCTACTGCAATCACGTTACAAGGGGCACCTGTGAAGAAAATTAAAGAGAGAgaagttaaaaaaagaaagcgagcaCTGAAGCGAATGCAAGAAAATTAATGCAGGCAAACATATCACAATGTTCTCATATGTATCAGACAAAATGTAAATcaaactgttcttcttctgtttccaTTTTTGTTCCATTCCATCACCTGTAAAACGTATCTGCAACAACAGATTCAACGAAATAATATTGTAAGGTGTTTATTCTAACCAGCCTTCaatgacattgacaaggaaGTCGACGTTGAACTAGCATCATTTAGTGCACTGTGTTAATTACTATGCACTTGAGAGAAACAGCCTTAAAAATCCTGCTCTTGAATTGACATTCAAGGCCCTCAACGAGAAGCAAATGTTGAGCAACAGCATGTGGAGCTAGCGTTTAAGATTTCCAGCACCTTTGGAGCCGAAACGCATATACGTTTGTTTCAATGCTGCTCTTTATGAATCGTGATACAACAAGTTCTGCATGAACAAAACAGAACAATGAGTCACTTCTCTCCTAGAATAACAAAAAAAGGAACATTCAGCGTCATTCCTCAATACATTCGGTAGGAAGAAGATTGCAATAGGGGCCATACACATGCacatgccggccatgctatttcgaaactatgctgaaacggccgagacgctgtacgcacgtgcgcgctacaaaatgcgatttcaaaaggttctcgaccaatcggagcgcgcgcacagtctaggccattgggcttgcaacatggtgtatgggcgcagtggtacatactctacagccgcgtccgcgggtacctgaggaggactggtaaAGCTGTTCAAGTCACATGTATTCGTGCTTTCATATACTCTTAACGGAAGAAGTTATAAGTTGCTCGGATTGTCGCTGTGTACGCAATTATTCCCTAAGTTATGGGCACAAACACTGCAGCAGGATCCCGTTCTTCGGAAGTACACGGTGGTTCGCTGTTTCACATCGTAAAATCGGGTGGATTCGTCTTCGAAACAGCATCTCTGCTGAACACAACCATAGCAAGCGGACGCCATGTTCTCTTCCCGACGGACGGCATGCGGtggcaatgaaaaaatggctaggaagcaagcgagctggtgaagatgatgcataatgtgaaaaccccgagactacgGAACACGAAgtgacagacacaacacgaagtctcaaacacagctgaaaattttacttcacaaaacgagaaatatatacaaacagaaagggaaaagaacaccagttgagaacaaaatagaaggtcatttcgggggaacgagcagtctgttcaaggccggaccgaggattacggaaggtttgctgacacagttcccacaagaagttatgaaaagggtctctctcaacagtcttctgtgagggtccacttcggatgccttttacaattgtttcatcccatagagggaagcaatctgagcattcttccaaatgttttgcaatttcagagtttgaggctttattttttacttttaaagaatgctctctcaaacgatcatttaagcaacgttttgtctggccaatataacagaaaccacaagctaaggggatctggtaaacaacgtttgaagaacaggggacaaatttattccggtgattcttgcaaaaacttcaggtttggcgaaaggcgtgaggcggtcaagacggaagttgttcttgaaaacgatgttgatttgaaacttcttcgcaacggctaacaagttgtgagacactttgtgaaagaagggtaaaaccacccgtttagggacagagggcttagtttcgggtgaaccaggaagcaa
It encodes the following:
- the LOC135400449 gene encoding uncharacterized protein LOC135400449; translation: MASVQMEKEGLIKSLAFLKEQGIKVKSFTTDRHPAIRKHMQVHEPDITHNFDIWHISKSVKKKLTSVSKSASCRSLQGWIQGTSNHLYWCARAGGGNGQMAVDAWLSIQNHVINVHDGHSGTYRRCLHEPITNGDWLDPDSQAYVKFRDITGDKRLLKDVAQMSPNTQTYALESFHSLLIRFAPKSVAFSPEGMLARTRLAVLHFNENSDRCQAETLDGKQRWKVKCCKAKGGQQVACPIKTPPTFRYVTKLMAQAEVESRTWTSFTSAKKNKIPRSFPAPMSHAGARLSKEVVVASRVSRLSR